A DNA window from Kitasatospora atroaurantiaca contains the following coding sequences:
- a CDS encoding endonuclease/exonuclease/phosphatase family protein: MTKSTAPRPRSRRTLLRATILPAGVAASLVLVPLPGAVAAPSADAVIAEVYGGGGNSGAVLKNDFIELANKGGAAFGLAGYSVQYISGTPGATSKWGVTPLTGSIAPGGRFLVAEAAGAGGTVDLPTADATGSLALSATSGTVALVEGTDPLTCKTAADCAADPHVRDLVGFGTAVVHEGSASAAGTSNTTSVARGSALADTDDNAADLKAGAPTPTNSLGETSDTGGTSTGPTEPGSIRIHDIQGTTRVSPKLGKTIAGVPGIVTGVRTYGSKGFWIQDPNADADPATSEGIFVYTGSAVPTVAVGDSVLVTGKVGEYYPAYNGGGQSVTQLTNPSVTVLSSGNAVPAPVVLSGADIPAAYAPDAAGGSIDGLTLQPGTYALDLYESLEGMNVQVGNVPVVQATDKYNELWVDARCEDERSERGGVVYLGYDNPNPGRLMVQSLTPVAQQPFPVANVGDRLTGTTAGPLDYNQFGGYTIAAGSIGAVQDNGLKREVTSRALPSEVSVATYNVENLDPSDSDEKFAQLAEGVVTNLRSPDVVTLEEIQDNNGPTNDGTVDADATVAKFVAAIKAAGGPAYDWRSINPVDGKDGGEPGGNIRQVFLFNPERISFEDIAGGDSTTAVDVTGTGKWASLTASPGRIDPGNEAWNSSRKPLVGQFRFHNKKIFVIANHFNSKGGDQGLDSRFQAPTRSSEVQRVKQATVEQAFVAKLLAADPDARVVSLGDFNDYQFSPALATLTKDGVLRDLVNDLPESQRYSYVYQGNSQVLDHILVSPALKHVKYDVVHINSEFAVQASDHDPQVVRIKP, encoded by the coding sequence GTGACCAAGTCCACCGCTCCCCGCCCCCGCTCGCGCAGAACGCTGCTGCGCGCGACGATCCTCCCGGCCGGCGTCGCGGCCTCCCTGGTTCTGGTGCCGCTGCCGGGCGCCGTCGCCGCGCCCTCGGCCGACGCGGTCATCGCCGAGGTGTACGGCGGCGGCGGCAACTCCGGTGCCGTGCTGAAGAACGACTTCATCGAGCTGGCCAACAAGGGCGGCGCCGCCTTCGGCCTGGCGGGCTACAGCGTCCAGTACATCTCCGGCACGCCCGGCGCGACCTCGAAGTGGGGCGTGACCCCACTGACCGGCTCGATAGCCCCCGGCGGCCGCTTCCTGGTCGCCGAGGCGGCGGGTGCGGGCGGCACGGTGGACCTGCCCACCGCCGACGCCACCGGCAGCCTCGCGCTCTCCGCCACCAGCGGCACCGTCGCGCTGGTCGAGGGCACCGACCCGCTCACCTGCAAGACCGCCGCCGACTGCGCCGCCGACCCGCACGTCCGCGACCTGGTCGGCTTCGGCACCGCCGTGGTCCACGAGGGCAGCGCCTCGGCGGCCGGTACGAGCAACACCACCTCGGTGGCGCGCGGTTCGGCCCTCGCCGACACCGACGACAACGCGGCCGACCTGAAGGCCGGTGCCCCGACCCCGACCAACTCCCTCGGGGAGACCTCCGACACCGGCGGCACCTCGACCGGCCCGACCGAGCCGGGCAGCATCCGGATCCACGACATCCAGGGCACCACCCGGGTCTCGCCCAAGCTCGGCAAGACCATCGCGGGCGTCCCCGGCATCGTCACCGGCGTGCGCACGTACGGCTCCAAGGGCTTCTGGATCCAGGACCCGAACGCGGACGCCGACCCGGCCACCAGCGAGGGCATCTTCGTCTACACCGGCAGCGCGGTGCCCACCGTCGCGGTCGGCGACTCGGTGCTGGTCACCGGCAAGGTGGGGGAGTACTACCCGGCCTACAACGGTGGCGGACAGTCCGTCACCCAGCTCACCAACCCGTCCGTCACGGTGCTCTCCTCGGGCAACGCGGTGCCCGCCCCGGTCGTGCTGAGCGGCGCCGACATCCCCGCGGCGTACGCCCCGGACGCGGCCGGCGGCAGCATCGACGGCCTGACCCTGCAGCCCGGCACGTACGCGCTGGACCTGTACGAGTCGCTGGAGGGCATGAACGTCCAGGTCGGCAACGTCCCCGTGGTGCAGGCCACCGACAAGTACAACGAGCTCTGGGTCGACGCCCGTTGCGAGGACGAGCGCAGCGAGCGCGGCGGCGTCGTCTACCTCGGCTACGACAACCCCAACCCCGGCCGGCTGATGGTCCAGTCGCTCACCCCGGTGGCCCAGCAGCCCTTCCCGGTGGCCAACGTCGGCGACCGGCTGACCGGCACCACCGCCGGCCCGCTGGACTACAACCAGTTCGGCGGCTACACCATCGCCGCGGGCAGCATCGGCGCGGTCCAGGACAACGGCCTGAAGCGCGAGGTCACCTCGCGGGCCCTGCCCAGCGAGGTCTCCGTCGCCACGTACAACGTCGAGAACCTCGACCCGAGCGACTCCGACGAGAAGTTCGCCCAGCTCGCCGAGGGCGTCGTCACCAACCTGCGGTCGCCCGACGTCGTGACCCTGGAGGAGATCCAGGACAACAACGGCCCGACCAACGACGGCACGGTGGACGCCGACGCCACGGTGGCCAAGTTCGTCGCCGCGATCAAGGCGGCCGGCGGCCCGGCGTACGACTGGCGCTCCATCAACCCGGTGGACGGCAAGGACGGCGGCGAGCCGGGCGGCAACATCCGCCAGGTCTTCCTGTTCAACCCGGAGCGGATCTCCTTCGAGGACATCGCGGGCGGCGACTCCACCACCGCCGTGGACGTCACCGGCACCGGCAAGTGGGCCTCGCTCACCGCCTCCCCGGGCCGGATCGACCCCGGCAACGAGGCCTGGAACAGCAGCCGCAAGCCGCTGGTCGGCCAGTTCCGCTTCCACAACAAGAAGATCTTCGTCATCGCCAACCACTTCAACAGCAAGGGTGGCGACCAGGGCCTGGACAGCCGCTTCCAGGCTCCGACCCGCAGCTCCGAGGTGCAGCGCGTCAAGCAGGCGACGGTCGAGCAGGCCTTCGTCGCCAAGCTGCTGGCCGCCGACCCGGACGCCCGGGTGGTCTCGCTCGGCGACTTCAACGACTACCAGTTCTCCCCGGCGCTGGCCACGCTCACCAAGGACGGCGTGCTGCGCGACCTGGTCAACGACCTGCCGGAGAGCCAGCGGTACTCGTACGTCTACCAGGGCAACTCGCAGGTGCTCGACCACATCCTGGTCAGCCCGGCGCTGAAGCACGTCAAGTACGACGTGGTGCACATCAACAGTGAGTTCGCGGTCCAGGCGAGCGACCACGACCCGCAGGTGGTCCGCATCAAGCCGTGA
- a CDS encoding HoxN/HupN/NixA family nickel/cobalt transporter — MPAPSRLRDRLTRDEWIRLAGMGVFILALHVIGWFTLLAVIAPKHYDVGGQVFGAGMGLTAYTLGMRHAFDADHIAAIDNTTRKLMGQGKRPLSVGFWFSLGHSSIVFGLCALLAFGIQSLAGQVESDGSTLHAATGLIGVSVSGTFLVLIGLINLGAFNGILKVFRKMREGEFDEAELEKQLDKRGFMNRILGRVTKAVTKSWHMYPVGLLFGLGFDTATEVSLLVLAGGAAAFSLPWYALLVLPVLFAAGMSLLDTIDGSFMNFAYEWAFSKPVRKIYYNLTVTGLSVLVALVIGVIELIGLLGEKLDITSGPIGWIAELDLNLVGYAIVGLFVLTWAGALAFWKFGKVEQKWSAGLREPAAAVEGE; from the coding sequence ATGCCAGCGCCCAGCCGTCTTCGTGACCGGCTCACCCGCGACGAGTGGATCCGCCTCGCCGGGATGGGCGTCTTCATCCTCGCGCTGCACGTCATCGGCTGGTTCACCCTGCTCGCGGTCATCGCGCCGAAGCACTACGACGTGGGCGGCCAGGTCTTCGGCGCGGGTATGGGCCTGACCGCGTACACCCTGGGCATGCGGCACGCCTTCGACGCCGACCACATCGCGGCGATCGACAACACCACCCGCAAGCTGATGGGCCAGGGCAAGCGGCCGCTGTCCGTCGGCTTCTGGTTCTCGCTCGGCCACTCGTCCATCGTCTTCGGCCTCTGCGCCCTGCTGGCCTTCGGCATCCAGTCCCTTGCGGGCCAGGTCGAGTCGGACGGGTCCACCCTGCACGCGGCCACCGGCCTGATCGGCGTCAGCGTCTCGGGGACCTTCCTGGTGCTGATCGGCCTGATCAACCTCGGCGCCTTCAACGGCATCCTCAAGGTCTTCCGCAAGATGCGCGAAGGCGAGTTCGACGAGGCCGAGCTGGAGAAGCAGCTCGACAAGCGCGGCTTCATGAACCGCATTCTCGGCCGCGTCACCAAGGCCGTCACCAAGTCCTGGCACATGTACCCGGTCGGACTGCTCTTCGGCCTGGGCTTCGACACCGCGACGGAGGTCTCGCTGCTGGTGCTGGCCGGCGGCGCGGCGGCCTTCTCGCTGCCCTGGTACGCGCTGCTGGTGCTCCCCGTGCTCTTCGCGGCGGGGATGAGCCTGCTGGACACCATCGACGGCTCGTTCATGAACTTCGCCTACGAGTGGGCCTTCTCCAAGCCGGTCCGCAAGATCTACTACAACCTCACCGTCACCGGCCTGTCGGTGCTGGTCGCGCTGGTGATCGGCGTGATCGAGCTGATCGGCCTGCTCGGCGAGAAGCTGGACATCACCTCGGGCCCGATCGGCTGGATCGCCGAGCTCGACCTCAACCTGGTCGGCTATGCGATCGTCGGCCTCTTCGTGCTGACCTGGGCGGGGGCGCTGGCCTTCTGGAAGTTCGGCAAGGTCGAGCAGAAGTGGTCGGCGGGGCTGCGGGAGCCGGCTGCCGCCGTGGAGGGTGAGTAA
- a CDS encoding hydrolase, which produces MTGSRNIRTKAALATSAVLAATLTGLATPASPAVAATPHRVLFDNSKAETAGNADWIISTSIPDPLGQNANPTTEKSWTGAISAWGVALQKTGSYSLKTLPSGSTISYGTGAALDLANFDTFVIPEPNIRFSTAEKTAIMKFVQNGGGLFLISDHTQSDRNNDGWDSPAIINDLLTTNSVDSTDPFGFSVDLKNISTDNPRAVSDASNPVLHGSFGTVTGSILRAGTTFTLKPADNSSVKGLVYRTGYSGNTGAFFVTSTFGSGRVAIWGDSSPADDGTGQSGNTLYNGWDDPAGTNAALALNATAWLSKAS; this is translated from the coding sequence ATGACCGGCTCTCGTAACATCCGCACCAAGGCGGCACTCGCCACCTCGGCGGTCCTGGCGGCCACCCTCACGGGCCTCGCCACCCCCGCCTCCCCCGCCGTCGCGGCCACCCCGCACCGGGTGCTGTTCGACAACAGCAAGGCCGAGACGGCCGGCAACGCCGACTGGATCATCAGCACCAGCATCCCCGACCCGCTCGGCCAGAACGCCAACCCCACCACCGAGAAGAGCTGGACCGGCGCGATCTCCGCCTGGGGCGTCGCTCTGCAGAAGACCGGCTCCTACAGCCTCAAGACGCTCCCCTCGGGCTCCACCATCAGCTACGGCACCGGCGCGGCGCTGGACCTGGCCAACTTCGACACCTTCGTGATCCCGGAGCCGAACATCAGGTTCAGCACCGCCGAGAAGACCGCGATCATGAAGTTCGTGCAGAACGGCGGCGGGCTCTTCCTGATCTCCGACCACACCCAGAGCGACCGCAACAACGACGGCTGGGACTCCCCCGCGATCATCAACGACCTGCTGACCACCAACAGCGTCGACAGCACCGACCCCTTCGGCTTCTCGGTGGACCTCAAGAACATCTCCACCGACAACCCGAGAGCCGTCAGCGACGCGAGCAACCCCGTCCTGCACGGCAGCTTCGGCACCGTCACCGGGTCCATCCTGCGGGCCGGCACCACCTTCACCCTGAAGCCCGCGGACAACTCCTCCGTCAAGGGCCTGGTGTACCGCACCGGGTACAGCGGCAACACCGGTGCCTTCTTCGTCACCAGCACCTTCGGCAGCGGCCGGGTCGCCATCTGGGGCGACAGCTCCCCCGCCGACGACGGCACCGGCCAGTCCGGCAACACCCTCTACAACGGCTGGGACGACCCCGCCGGCACCAACGCCGCCCTCGCCCTCAACGCCACCGCCTGGCTCAGCAAGGCCAGCTGA
- a CDS encoding CocE/NonD family hydrolase produces MQHPATYPHRTTREDVRIPLPDGTGLYARIWRPVTEKPVPALLEYLPYRLTDRTSPDDAQRHPWYAGHGYAGVRVDIRGHGNSGGLPGDEYSEQELADGVAVIEWLAAQPWCSGKVGMFGVSWGGLNSLQIAARAPEALKAVVTVCSTDDRYDNDVHYMGGSLLAVDMHAWSAAMLAFVARPPDPKYVGDDWRPMWLERLEAVEPLIHPWLSHQTRDDYWRRGSVCEDYGAIKAAVLAVGGWADPYRDAVLRLVEHLEAPVRGLIGPWPHQYPDRGLPPGPAIGFLQETLRWWDHWLKDVDTGVMKEPALRSWMNESVPPATVYANRPGRWVGDETWPSPDVREIHYGLDDALRTAGTPSDDRFVHIRSPQHTGVDAGRFLPFGNDSDLPPDQREEDGRSVCFDSSPLPEPVEILGRPGLRLRVRCDARRGQVIARLCDVAPDGSSTLVTRGVLNLTSRRGRGQVAEWEPGAVEDVDLDLAGIAHAFPAGHRIRLALSSTYWPWIWPQPEVGGFELDPGHSTLTVPVRHLAADVGSPPITFEPPEQAAGMAVHVTEPLTARPERMVLRDVATGEWRLEIDPGYGGTRTYPDGLVLDEHAVEAYRILSDDPLSAVTRSDWTIRLERPDIGWDVTLRTRSEITCDATHFTTHNHLTALEGGSVVFDRDWQRRIPRTAS; encoded by the coding sequence ATGCAGCACCCCGCCACCTACCCCCATCGGACCACCCGCGAGGACGTGCGCATCCCGCTGCCGGACGGCACCGGGCTGTACGCCCGGATCTGGCGCCCCGTCACCGAGAAGCCGGTGCCCGCGCTGCTCGAGTACCTGCCCTACCGGCTCACCGACCGGACGTCGCCGGACGACGCCCAGCGGCACCCCTGGTACGCCGGGCACGGGTACGCGGGCGTCCGCGTGGACATCCGCGGGCACGGGAACTCGGGCGGGCTGCCGGGTGACGAGTACTCCGAGCAGGAGCTCGCCGACGGGGTCGCGGTGATCGAGTGGCTCGCCGCGCAGCCCTGGTGCAGCGGGAAGGTCGGGATGTTCGGCGTCTCCTGGGGCGGTCTCAACAGCCTGCAGATCGCGGCGCGCGCACCGGAGGCGCTGAAGGCCGTGGTCACGGTCTGCTCGACCGACGACCGCTACGACAACGACGTCCACTACATGGGCGGCTCGCTGCTGGCCGTCGACATGCACGCCTGGTCGGCCGCCATGCTGGCCTTCGTCGCCCGGCCCCCGGACCCGAAGTACGTCGGGGACGACTGGCGGCCGATGTGGCTGGAGCGGCTGGAGGCGGTCGAGCCCCTCATCCACCCCTGGCTCTCCCACCAGACCCGCGACGACTACTGGCGGCGCGGCAGCGTCTGCGAGGACTACGGCGCGATCAAGGCCGCCGTGCTGGCCGTCGGCGGCTGGGCCGACCCGTACCGGGACGCCGTGCTGCGGCTGGTGGAGCACCTGGAGGCGCCCGTCCGCGGCCTGATCGGCCCGTGGCCGCACCAGTACCCGGACCGCGGGCTGCCGCCGGGCCCGGCGATCGGCTTCCTGCAGGAGACGCTGCGCTGGTGGGACCACTGGCTGAAGGACGTCGACACCGGGGTGATGAAGGAGCCCGCGCTGCGGAGCTGGATGAACGAGTCGGTGCCGCCCGCGACGGTGTACGCCAACCGGCCCGGGCGCTGGGTCGGCGACGAGACCTGGCCCTCGCCGGACGTGCGCGAGATCCACTACGGCCTGGACGACGCGCTGCGCACCGCCGGGACGCCCTCCGACGACCGCTTCGTCCACATCCGCTCGCCGCAGCACACCGGGGTGGACGCCGGGCGGTTCCTCCCGTTCGGCAACGACTCGGACCTGCCGCCGGACCAGCGCGAGGAGGACGGGCGCTCGGTCTGCTTCGACTCCAGCCCACTGCCCGAACCGGTCGAGATCCTCGGACGGCCCGGCCTACGGCTGCGGGTCCGGTGCGACGCGCGGCGCGGTCAGGTGATCGCGCGGCTCTGCGACGTCGCACCGGACGGGTCGTCGACCCTGGTCACCCGCGGGGTGCTCAACCTCACCTCCCGGCGCGGGCGCGGCCAGGTGGCGGAGTGGGAGCCGGGTGCGGTCGAGGACGTCGACCTCGACCTGGCCGGCATCGCCCACGCCTTCCCGGCCGGCCACCGGATCAGGCTTGCCCTCTCCTCCACGTACTGGCCGTGGATCTGGCCGCAGCCCGAGGTCGGCGGCTTCGAGCTCGACCCCGGCCACAGCACGCTCACCGTGCCCGTCCGCCACCTGGCCGCCGACGTCGGCAGCCCCCCGATCACCTTCGAGCCCCCCGAGCAGGCCGCCGGGATGGCCGTCCACGTCACGGAACCGCTCACCGCCCGGCCCGAGCGCATGGTGCTCCGGGACGTCGCCACCGGCGAGTGGCGGCTGGAGATCGACCCCGGGTACGGCGGCACCCGCACCTACCCCGACGGCCTGGTCCTCGACGAGCACGCCGTCGAGGCGTACCGCATCCTCTCCGACGACCCCCTCAGCGCCGTCACCCGCTCCGACTGGACCATCCGCCTGGAGCGCCCCGACATCGGTTGGGACGTCACCCTGCGGACCCGCTCGGAGATCACCTGCGACGCCACCCACTTCACCACCCACAACCACCTCACGGCCCTGGAGGGCGGCTCCGTCGTCTTCGACCGTGACTGGCAGCGCCGCATCCCACGCACCGCGTCGTAG
- a CDS encoding alpha/beta hydrolase has protein sequence MPSLTGLPLQIVAALLAVAAFAATMWLWPRLAGRGWKAWLGRLGAFFATQVTVLVAMGLVANSYFGFYTTWSDLLGTDGAPGTVVDHQPGKAISLTGEQKMYSAQGSAKDRSGVIQNVTIKGAASGLSSPAYVYLPPQYFQPGFAQQQFPMALVLAGYPGSAEKLLSLMAYPASTLQAIEAGKLPPTVLVMMRTTASGGNRDTECMDIPNGPQVETFFTQDLPRAMSGTYRITDRPEARAVIGNSTGGYCALKFALRRPDAYPAAVSLSGYYTAPIDPTTGDLFDGRAELKRENDLLWRLKNKPPVPVSLLLATSFNEQNYADTQKMVAAFKAPTRMSTITLDSGGHNFHTWTREIPPALEWLGRQLTPPQPVHPA, from the coding sequence GTGCCCAGCCTGACCGGACTTCCGCTCCAGATCGTCGCCGCCCTCCTGGCGGTCGCCGCCTTCGCCGCCACCATGTGGCTCTGGCCGAGGCTCGCCGGACGCGGCTGGAAGGCGTGGCTGGGGCGGCTCGGTGCGTTCTTCGCGACGCAGGTCACGGTGCTGGTGGCGATGGGCCTGGTGGCCAACTCGTACTTCGGGTTCTACACCACCTGGAGCGACCTGCTCGGCACCGACGGCGCGCCCGGCACGGTGGTCGACCACCAGCCGGGCAAGGCGATCTCGCTGACCGGCGAGCAGAAGATGTACTCCGCCCAGGGCTCGGCCAAGGACCGCTCGGGCGTGATCCAGAACGTCACCATCAAGGGCGCTGCCTCCGGGCTCAGCAGCCCCGCGTACGTCTACCTGCCGCCGCAGTACTTCCAGCCGGGCTTCGCGCAGCAGCAGTTCCCGATGGCACTGGTGCTGGCCGGCTACCCCGGCTCGGCCGAGAAGCTGCTCTCGCTGATGGCGTACCCGGCGTCCACGCTCCAGGCGATCGAGGCGGGGAAGCTGCCGCCGACCGTGCTGGTGATGATGCGTACGACGGCCTCGGGCGGCAACCGGGACACCGAGTGCATGGACATCCCGAACGGCCCCCAGGTGGAGACCTTCTTCACCCAGGACCTGCCCAGGGCGATGTCCGGCACGTACCGGATCACCGACCGCCCTGAGGCCCGGGCCGTGATCGGGAACTCCACCGGCGGGTACTGCGCGCTGAAGTTCGCCCTGCGCAGGCCCGACGCGTACCCGGCGGCCGTGTCCCTCTCCGGCTACTACACCGCGCCGATCGACCCGACCACCGGTGACCTCTTCGACGGCCGGGCCGAGCTCAAGCGCGAGAACGACCTGCTCTGGCGGCTGAAGAACAAGCCGCCGGTACCGGTCTCGCTGCTGCTCGCGACCAGCTTCAACGAGCAGAACTACGCCGACACGCAGAAGATGGTGGCCGCGTTCAAGGCTCCGACCCGGATGTCGACGATCACGCTGGACAGCGGCGGCCACAACTTCCACACCTGGACCAGGGAGATCCCGCCCGCCCTGGAGTGGCTCGGCAGGCAGCTGACCCCTCCTCAGCCGGTGCACCCCGCCTGA
- a CDS encoding glycosyltransferase family 39 protein produces MTPTSPVPPTSVSWPEAANYPPPEPPAQATVEPPVTDPWGAPAELPEPGPKGPASWAGRLRTLPTRAWRGRPDDPRWVRPALLGLLAATAALYFWNLTASGWANSFYSAAVQAGTQSWKAFFYGSSDAANFITVDKPPMSLWPMEIFGRIFGLSSWSVLAPQVLMGVATVGTIYATVRRRFSAVGGLVAGAAMALTPVAALMFRFNNPDALLVLLLTLAAYGLVRATETASTRWLLFVGVMFGFGFLTKTLQAFLILPAFALIYLVVAPTGLWRRVRQLLLAGLALVASAGWWVAIVELVPASSRPYIGGSQDNDFLSVTFGYNGFGRLTGDETGSVGGGGGGQGGGRWGTTGITRLFDGDIGGQIAWLLPAALILLVIGLWATRRYARTDSARTAFLVWGSWLLCTGLTFSYMSGIFHQYYTVALAPAVAALVGMGADGLWRAGKRLPYAAMLAGVVAVTAVWGYVLLGRSATFLPWLRWAVLLGGLAAAGALLLAGRLAGRLAAVAGLVALAATLGGPTAYALDTVSTAHTGSIVTAGPRVQGSNGFGGMGGGRGGFPGGDGGGMGGFPGGTRQGGQTGGQTGGQMGGAPGGTQNGMPAAPQGGFPGGAQNGTGSTTGSTGSTGSARDDGRGGMGGGGMGGLINGAQVSSELAALLKQDAGSYTWVAAAVGSQNQASYQLATGEPVMALGGFNGTDPSLSLTAFQQYVKDGKIHYFIGSGSGMGGGGMGGGSSSTSESSQIATWVAAHYTAKTVGSTTVYDLTAPTG; encoded by the coding sequence ATGACCCCGACCAGTCCCGTTCCTCCGACCAGTGTTTCGTGGCCCGAGGCCGCGAACTATCCGCCGCCGGAGCCCCCGGCACAGGCCACGGTCGAGCCCCCCGTCACCGATCCATGGGGCGCGCCCGCCGAGCTCCCGGAGCCCGGGCCCAAGGGACCGGCCTCCTGGGCCGGCCGGCTCCGTACCCTCCCCACCCGCGCCTGGCGCGGCCGCCCCGACGACCCGCGCTGGGTCCGCCCCGCGCTGCTCGGGCTGCTGGCCGCCACCGCGGCGCTCTACTTCTGGAACCTGACCGCCTCCGGCTGGGCCAACTCCTTCTACTCCGCCGCCGTGCAGGCCGGCACCCAGAGCTGGAAGGCCTTCTTCTACGGCTCCTCGGACGCGGCCAACTTCATCACGGTCGACAAGCCGCCGATGTCCCTGTGGCCGATGGAGATCTTCGGCCGGATCTTCGGGCTCAGCTCATGGAGCGTGCTCGCCCCGCAGGTCCTGATGGGGGTGGCGACGGTCGGCACGATCTACGCGACGGTGCGCCGCCGCTTCTCGGCGGTCGGCGGCCTCGTCGCGGGCGCCGCGATGGCGCTCACCCCGGTGGCCGCGCTGATGTTCCGCTTCAACAACCCCGACGCGCTGCTGGTGCTGCTGCTGACCCTTGCCGCGTACGGGCTGGTGCGGGCCACCGAGACCGCGAGCACCCGCTGGCTGCTGTTCGTCGGCGTGATGTTCGGCTTCGGCTTTCTCACCAAGACCCTGCAGGCCTTCCTGATCCTCCCGGCCTTCGCGCTGATCTACCTGGTGGTGGCGCCGACCGGCCTGTGGCGGCGGGTGCGCCAGTTGCTGCTCGCCGGACTGGCGCTGGTCGCCTCGGCCGGCTGGTGGGTCGCGATCGTCGAGCTGGTACCGGCCTCCTCCCGGCCGTACATCGGCGGCTCGCAGGACAACGACTTCCTCTCAGTCACCTTCGGCTACAACGGCTTCGGCCGGCTGACCGGCGACGAGACCGGCAGCGTCGGTGGCGGCGGTGGCGGGCAGGGCGGCGGCCGCTGGGGCACCACCGGTATCACCCGGCTCTTCGACGGCGACATCGGCGGCCAGATCGCCTGGCTGCTGCCCGCCGCGCTGATCCTGCTGGTGATCGGCCTCTGGGCGACCCGCAGGTACGCCCGCACCGACAGTGCCCGGACGGCCTTCCTGGTGTGGGGCAGCTGGCTGCTGTGCACCGGGCTGACCTTCAGTTACATGTCCGGCATCTTCCACCAGTACTACACGGTGGCGCTGGCCCCGGCCGTGGCCGCACTGGTCGGCATGGGCGCCGACGGGCTGTGGCGGGCGGGCAAGCGCCTGCCGTACGCGGCGATGCTCGCCGGTGTCGTCGCCGTCACGGCGGTGTGGGGGTACGTGCTGCTCGGGCGCAGCGCCACCTTCCTGCCGTGGCTGCGCTGGGCGGTGCTCCTCGGCGGGCTCGCGGCGGCGGGTGCGCTGCTGCTGGCGGGCCGGCTGGCCGGCCGACTCGCGGCCGTGGCCGGGCTGGTGGCGCTGGCCGCCACGCTCGGTGGGCCGACGGCGTACGCGCTGGACACCGTCTCGACCGCGCACACCGGCTCGATCGTGACGGCCGGGCCGCGGGTGCAGGGCTCCAACGGCTTCGGCGGTATGGGTGGCGGCCGTGGCGGGTTCCCCGGCGGTGACGGTGGCGGCATGGGCGGCTTCCCGGGCGGCACCCGCCAGGGCGGCCAGACGGGCGGTCAGACGGGCGGTCAGATGGGAGGCGCTCCCGGCGGCACCCAGAACGGCATGCCCGCCGCGCCTCAGGGCGGCTTCCCGGGCGGGGCCCAGAACGGAACCGGCTCCACCACCGGCTCGACCGGTTCCACCGGTTCGGCCCGCGACGACGGGCGTGGCGGTATGGGCGGCGGCGGGATGGGCGGTCTGATCAACGGCGCCCAGGTGAGCAGCGAACTGGCCGCCCTGCTCAAGCAGGACGCCGGCTCCTACACCTGGGTGGCGGCCGCGGTCGGCTCGCAGAACCAGGCCAGCTACCAGCTCGCCACCGGTGAGCCGGTGATGGCGCTGGGCGGCTTCAACGGCACCGACCCCTCGCTGAGCCTCACCGCCTTCCAGCAGTACGTGAAGGACGGGAAGATCCACTACTTCATCGGATCCGGCAGCGGCATGGGCGGCGGCGGGATGGGCGGCGGTTCGTCCTCCACCTCCGAGTCCTCCCAGATCGCCACCTGGGTGGCGGCCCACTACACCGCCAAGACGGTCGGCAGCACCACGGTCTACGACCTGACGGCCCCGACCGGCTGA
- a CDS encoding putative protein N(5)-glutamine methyltransferase has translation MSASPSALPFSAIVTRLRAAGCVFAEDEAQLIISTARTPDDLTAMVGRRVDGLPLEHVLGWAEFCGLRVTVDPGVFVPRRRTEFLVGQAAALARPQAVVVDLCCGSGALGAALAAALGQVELYASDIDPAAVECARRNVAAAGGRVYEGDLFEPLPATLRGRVDVLLANVPYVPTEEIGLLPPEARVHEARVALDGGEDGLEVLRRVTAAAAQWLAPGGHLLFETSERQVPQAVDTVARDGLIPQVVCCDDLDATVVIGTRPALPAGAGRR, from the coding sequence ATGTCCGCTTCACCCTCCGCTCTCCCTTTCTCCGCCATCGTCACCAGGCTTCGGGCCGCCGGCTGTGTCTTCGCCGAGGACGAGGCGCAGCTGATCATCTCCACGGCGCGTACGCCTGACGATCTCACCGCCATGGTCGGCCGGCGAGTCGACGGCCTGCCCCTCGAACACGTCCTCGGCTGGGCCGAGTTCTGCGGTCTGCGGGTGACCGTGGACCCCGGTGTCTTCGTCCCCCGCCGCCGTACCGAGTTCCTGGTCGGGCAGGCCGCCGCACTCGCCCGGCCGCAGGCCGTGGTCGTGGACCTGTGCTGCGGCTCGGGAGCCCTGGGCGCAGCCCTGGCGGCGGCCCTGGGCCAGGTCGAGCTCTACGCCTCCGACATCGACCCCGCCGCGGTGGAGTGCGCCCGGCGTAACGTCGCCGCCGCGGGCGGCCGGGTGTACGAGGGCGACCTCTTCGAGCCGCTACCGGCCACTCTGCGGGGCCGCGTCGACGTCCTGCTCGCCAACGTGCCCTACGTGCCCACCGAGGAGATCGGGCTGCTGCCCCCGGAGGCCCGCGTGCACGAGGCGAGGGTGGCGCTGGACGGCGGCGAGGACGGGCTCGAGGTCCTGCGGCGGGTGACCGCGGCGGCGGCTCAGTGGCTGGCGCCGGGCGGTCACCTGCTGTTCGAGACGAGCGAGCGCCAGGTGCCGCAGGCCGTCGACACCGTCGCCCGTGACGGGCTGATACCGCAGGTGGTCTGCTGCGACGACCTGGACGCCACCGTCGTCATCGGGACCAGGCCCGCCCTCCCCGCGGGAGCGGGCCGCCGGTGA